In a genomic window of Scyliorhinus torazame isolate Kashiwa2021f chromosome 5, sScyTor2.1, whole genome shotgun sequence:
- the LOC140419448 gene encoding uncharacterized protein has product MEKPWKCGDCGMGFNYPSELETHQRIHTGERPFTCSVCGKGFTRSSYLLTHQLVHTDQRPFKCADCGKSFKRRKHLLTHQRTYTGERPFTCLECGKRFNASSNLRAHHQVHSDQRPFKCADCEKSFKSRKDLLTHQHHHTGEKPFTCSVCGKGFTQSSLLLRHQLVHTDQRRFKCADCEKSFKSKMNLLIHQRTHTGARPFTCSVCEKGFICSSQLQQHQ; this is encoded by the coding sequence atggagaaaccgtggaaatgtggggactgtgggatgggattcaattacccgtctgaattggaaactcatcaacgtattcacactggggaaaggccattcacctgctccgtgtgtgggaagggattcactcggtcatcatatctcctgacacaccaacttgttcatactgatcagagaccgtttaaatgtgctgactgtggaaagagctttaaacgcAGAAAGcatttactgacacatcaacgcacttacactggggagaggccattcacctgtttggaatgtgggaagcGATTTAATGCTTCGTCAAACCTCCGGGCTCACCATCAGGTCCATTCCGACCAGAGACCGttcaaatgtgctgactgtgaaaagagctttaaaagcagaaaggatttactgacacaccaacaccatcacactggagagaagccattcacctgctccgtgtgtgggaagggattcactcaatcatcactcctcctgagacaccaacttgttcatactgatcagcgacgttttaaatgtgctgactgtgagaagagctttaaaagtaaaatgaatttactgatccatcaacgcactcacactggggcgaggccgttcacctgctccgtgtgtgagaagggattcatttgtTCATCCCAGCTTCAGCAACACCAatga